One region of Arvicola amphibius chromosome 3, mArvAmp1.2, whole genome shotgun sequence genomic DNA includes:
- the Eif1b gene encoding eukaryotic translation initiation factor 1b, with protein MSTIQNLQSFDPFADATKGDDLLPAGTEDYIHIRIQQRNGRKTLTTVQGIADDYDKKKLVKAFKKKFACNGTVIEHPEYGEVIQLQGDQRKNICQFLLEVGIVKEEQLKVHGF; from the exons ATGTCCACTATCCAGAACCTCCAATCTTTCG ACCCCTTTGCTGATGCAACTAAGGGTGACGACCTACTCCCGGCAGGGACTGAGGACTACATTCATATAAGGATCCAGCAGCGGAACGGCAGGAAGACGCTGACTACTGTGCAGGGCATTGCGGACGATTATGACAAAAAGAAACTTGTGAAAGCCTTCAAAAAG AAATTTGCCTGTAATGGTACTGTGATTGAACATCCCGAGTACGGAGAGGTTATTCAGCTGCAAGGTGACCAAAGGAAGAACATTTGCCAGTTTCTTTTGGAG GTTGGCATCGTCAAGGAGGAGCAGCTGAAGGTTCACGGATTCTAA